The following proteins are co-located in the Longimicrobium terrae genome:
- the rpsB gene encoding 30S ribosomal protein S2, producing MAVPQIQELLEAGVHFGHQTSRWNPKMRKFIFAERNGIYIIDLKKTQRQIELAQELVRGVVSRGDRILFVCTKKQLKGVVESTSERSGSFFVTERWLGGMLTNFTTIKKQIRRMRELERGQDEGAFEHYTKKERLMLDRERERLEKYLAGVKDMARLPGALFVVDAKREKIAISEANKLGIPVIAIADTNADPDLLTVPIAGNDDAIRAVEVISGAITDAILEARAAMPVDDRRRSDEPEATTYSSETGEQKPADRGDDRNQKRRPRRKRRPSAGGAPGSADGGDEG from the coding sequence ATGGCCGTCCCTCAGATCCAGGAACTCCTGGAAGCCGGTGTCCATTTCGGGCACCAGACCAGCCGGTGGAACCCGAAGATGCGCAAGTTCATCTTCGCGGAGCGCAACGGCATCTACATCATCGACCTCAAGAAGACGCAGCGGCAGATCGAACTCGCCCAGGAGCTGGTGCGGGGCGTGGTGTCGCGCGGCGACCGCATTCTCTTTGTCTGCACCAAGAAGCAGCTCAAGGGCGTGGTGGAAAGCACCAGCGAGCGGTCGGGGTCGTTCTTCGTGACGGAGCGCTGGCTGGGCGGCATGCTCACCAACTTCACCACGATCAAGAAGCAGATCCGCCGCATGCGCGAGCTGGAGCGCGGCCAGGACGAGGGCGCCTTCGAGCACTACACCAAGAAGGAACGCCTGATGCTTGACCGGGAGCGCGAGCGCCTGGAGAAGTACCTGGCCGGTGTGAAGGACATGGCCCGCCTGCCGGGCGCGCTGTTCGTGGTGGACGCCAAGCGTGAAAAGATCGCCATCAGCGAGGCCAACAAGCTGGGCATTCCGGTGATCGCCATCGCCGACACCAACGCCGACCCGGACCTGCTCACGGTGCCCATCGCGGGCAACGACGACGCGATCCGCGCGGTGGAAGTGATCAGCGGCGCCATCACCGACGCCATCCTGGAGGCCCGCGCCGCCATGCCGGTGGACGACCGCCGCCGCAGCGACGAGCCCGAGGCGACCACGTACAGCAGCGAGACCGGCGAGCAGAAGCCGGCCGACCGCGGCGACGACCGCAACCAGAAGCGCCGCCCGCGCCGCAAGCGCCGGCCCAGCGCCGGCGGCGCTCCGGGGTCGGCTGACGGGGGCGACGAGGGCTGA
- the tsf gene encoding translation elongation factor Ts, translated as MSNVISAQAVKELRERTGAGMMECKGALTESGGDMEAAIDLLRARGAAKAAKRAEREAREGAIGSYIHMGGKIGVLVEVNCETDFVARNDAFQQLVRDIAMHIAAANPVAIRREDFPAELVERERAVYREQMKESGKPEAIWDKIVDGKIDKFYADQALLEQPYVKNPDQTVGQLITEVSAKTGEKIDVRRFSRYGLGE; from the coding sequence ATGTCCAACGTAATCAGCGCACAGGCGGTCAAGGAACTCCGGGAGCGCACCGGGGCCGGGATGATGGAGTGCAAGGGCGCGCTCACCGAGTCCGGCGGCGACATGGAGGCGGCGATCGACCTGCTGCGCGCCCGCGGCGCGGCCAAGGCGGCCAAGCGCGCCGAGCGCGAGGCCCGTGAAGGCGCCATCGGCAGCTACATCCACATGGGCGGCAAGATCGGCGTGCTGGTGGAAGTGAACTGCGAGACCGACTTCGTGGCCCGCAACGACGCCTTTCAGCAGCTGGTGCGCGACATTGCCATGCACATCGCCGCGGCCAACCCGGTGGCGATCCGCCGTGAAGACTTTCCGGCCGAGCTGGTGGAGCGCGAGCGCGCCGTGTACCGCGAGCAGATGAAGGAATCCGGCAAGCCGGAAGCCATCTGGGACAAGATCGTGGACGGCAAGATCGACAAGTTCTACGCCGACCAGGCGCTGCTGGAGCAGCCGTACGTGAAGAACCCCGACCAGACCGTGGGCCAGCTGATCACCGAAGTCAGCGCCAAGACGGGCGAAAAGATCGACGTGCGCCGCTTCTCGCGCTACGGCCTGGGCGAATGA